The Niastella koreensis GR20-10 genome includes a window with the following:
- a CDS encoding EamA family transporter: MSKYIFMVFAGACCYGILSSLVKLSYTEGFNAAQVSFVQALLGAGALWVIVLLQDKKTAAISGRNWVLLLLTGTTIGLTTYLYYLSVKYIPASIAIIMLMQFTWITLLLDWYLLKNKPGARLLISIACILVGTVLATGGTAAVKSLSYKGIGIAFASAVLYALYIVANSKVGKEIPSIKRSAVTVTGAAVSILIINCHQLAGGLPLTANFFKWTGLLALFGTIIPPVLFAKGIPKIGASVSSVLMVAEMPVAIICASLLLKEHIHCTQWVGIVIMLCAIVYLNMHSRDK; the protein is encoded by the coding sequence ATGTCTAAATATATTTTCATGGTATTTGCCGGAGCATGTTGCTACGGTATCCTTTCTTCTTTAGTTAAGCTCTCGTACACGGAAGGTTTTAATGCGGCCCAGGTTTCATTTGTTCAGGCATTGCTGGGCGCCGGCGCGCTTTGGGTAATTGTTCTTTTGCAGGATAAAAAGACCGCAGCCATTTCCGGCAGGAATTGGGTTCTTCTGTTATTAACCGGGACCACCATCGGGTTAACTACCTACCTGTACTACCTGTCGGTAAAATACATTCCTGCCTCCATTGCCATTATTATGCTGATGCAGTTTACCTGGATCACGTTGCTGCTGGACTGGTACCTGCTGAAAAACAAGCCTGGTGCCCGGTTATTAATTTCCATTGCCTGTATACTGGTTGGCACTGTGCTGGCGACGGGCGGCACAGCGGCAGTAAAGTCGCTTTCATATAAAGGCATTGGCATTGCCTTTGCCTCGGCGGTTTTATATGCCCTTTATATCGTTGCCAATAGCAAGGTGGGCAAAGAGATCCCTTCTATAAAAAGAAGCGCTGTTACGGTAACAGGAGCTGCTGTGAGCATCCTCATCATCAATTGTCACCAACTGGCAGGCGGTCTTCCATTGACAGCCAATTTCTTTAAATGGACCGGTCTGCTGGCACTGTTTGGCACCATTATTCCACCGGTGTTGTTTGCCAAAGGCATTCCTAAAATTGGCGCTTCGGTAAGTTCGGTATTGATGGTGGCTGAAATGCCGGTAGCCATTATATGCGCCTCCCTATTGCTGAAAGAACACATTCATTGCACTCA
- a CDS encoding GNAT family N-acetyltransferase: MRIFTETPRLLLREILPADVDSLFELDNDPEVHRYLGNKPIQTKEQAAEMIAFIRQQYVDNGIGRWAVIDKQTNNFLGWAGLKLITEQTNNHINYLDVGYRLIKKYWGLGIATEAARASLAYAFNELQATAVYAITDSNNAASHHVLLKIGLNFVETFVYHGFTHNWYEINR, encoded by the coding sequence ATGCGCATCTTCACCGAAACTCCCCGCCTCCTCTTACGCGAAATCCTTCCTGCCGATGTAGATAGTCTGTTTGAACTGGACAACGATCCTGAGGTTCACCGGTACCTGGGCAACAAACCTATTCAAACAAAGGAGCAGGCTGCAGAGATGATTGCCTTTATCAGGCAGCAATATGTAGATAACGGTATCGGCCGCTGGGCCGTAATAGATAAACAAACGAATAACTTCCTGGGTTGGGCCGGACTGAAACTGATCACCGAACAAACCAATAATCACATCAACTACCTCGATGTGGGTTACCGCCTCATAAAAAAATACTGGGGACTGGGCATTGCCACGGAGGCAGCCCGCGCTTCACTGGCCTATGCTTTTAATGAACTGCAGGCCACCGCCGTTTACGCCATAACCGACAGCAACAACGCCGCATCTCATCATGTACTGCTAAAAATAGGGTTGAACTTTGTAGAAACCTTCGTGTATCATGGGTTTACCCATAACTGGTATGAAATCAACCGTTAA
- a CDS encoding SRPBCC family protein, with amino-acid sequence MEKRKSNTSDRELLITRTLDAPVELVWEVWTHPEHIALWWGPNGFTNTIQVMDLQPGGEFNLIMHGPDGTDYKNKSIFKEIIPFKKIVYEHITGPKFVATITFESQGEQTHLSWHMLFDTAEEFIQTVKTFKADEGLKQNIEKLQVYLSKQLHQ; translated from the coding sequence ATGGAAAAAAGAAAAAGTAATACATCTGACCGTGAACTATTGATTACGCGGACACTGGACGCTCCTGTAGAACTGGTATGGGAAGTATGGACCCATCCTGAACATATCGCCTTGTGGTGGGGCCCCAATGGCTTTACCAATACCATCCAGGTAATGGACTTGCAGCCAGGCGGTGAATTTAACTTGATCATGCACGGGCCGGATGGCACTGATTATAAAAATAAAAGCATTTTTAAAGAGATCATTCCTTTTAAGAAGATCGTATATGAGCATATAACAGGGCCCAAATTCGTGGCTACCATCACGTTTGAATCTCAGGGCGAACAAACGCATCTCAGCTGGCATATGTTATTTGATACGGCAGAGGAGTTTATTCAAACAGTGAAGACGTTCAAAGCCGATGAAGGACTGAAGCAGAATATAGAGAAGCTGCAGGTTTACCTGAGTAAGCAGTTGCATCAATAA
- a CDS encoding ArsR/SmtB family transcription factor, translating into MKARRDVYQAIADPTRRAIINIIAKEPQNMTAIASQFEMTQQAISLHVKVLTDCGLIIIKQQGRDRFCEADLSKLGEVAEFIDQYRQHWESRLDKLEKYVAKLKKERYGKKKK; encoded by the coding sequence ATGAAGGCCAGACGCGACGTATACCAGGCCATTGCCGACCCCACCCGGCGGGCTATTATTAATATTATTGCTAAAGAACCCCAGAATATGACCGCCATCGCATCGCAGTTTGAGATGACCCAGCAGGCCATATCACTGCATGTAAAGGTGTTGACAGACTGCGGACTTATTATTATAAAACAGCAGGGCCGGGACCGGTTTTGTGAAGCAGATCTTAGCAAGCTGGGCGAAGTAGCTGAGTTTATTGACCAGTATCGCCAGCACTGGGAAAGCCGGTTAGATAAGCTGGAAAAATATGTTGCCAAACTTAAAAAAGAACGATATGGAAAAAAGAAAAAGTAA
- a CDS encoding YwbE family protein, producing MDGQYRKDVYPGLEVAIILKKDQRSGKLTYGIVKDLLTSAAYHSRGIKVRLTDGQVGRVAQTDVVDPDGE from the coding sequence ATGGATGGCCAGTACAGAAAAGATGTTTATCCCGGGTTGGAAGTGGCAATTATTCTTAAAAAGGACCAGCGTTCGGGTAAATTAACCTATGGCATAGTAAAAGACCTGTTAACGTCGGCTGCGTATCATTCAAGAGGCATAAAAGTGCGGTTAACCGATGGGCAGGTAGGCCGTGTTGCCCAGACTGATGTGGTTGATCCCGATGGGGAATAA
- a CDS encoding Ig-like domain-containing protein, with protein MLSKKSLIHRAYLWVTKNAGAITIVRASDNTVIETINVASGQVTGTGVAYTIDPPVTLASNTTYSVSITTGAFPDLTSTEFPGISGSTFSAHKQKSSPSLRKSF; from the coding sequence GTGTTATCTAAAAAATCTTTAATCCACAGAGCGTATTTATGGGTAACTAAAAATGCTGGCGCCATTACTATTGTAAGAGCATCGGACAATACGGTTATTGAAACCATCAACGTTGCCAGTGGCCAGGTAACAGGCACAGGGGTTGCCTATACTATAGATCCCCCGGTTACGCTTGCCTCCAATACAACGTATAGTGTAAGTATTACCACAGGCGCATTTCCGGATCTTACCAGCACCGAATTTCCAGGCATTTCCGGTAGCACATTTTCAGCCCATAAACAAAAAAGCTCCCCGTCATTGCGGAAGAGCTTTTGA
- the budA gene encoding acetolactate decarboxylase: MRATLFLLISILVTTVFFTTSFVNTPPGGKAPNLLFTVGVGAGLIGGLYDGYYSYGKLKQHGDFGLGAPDKLDGELVVFQGKIYQTQNTGKTFVVDDKQLTSFAMVNFFQPDKKFTVSSAMTKESLFHFLDSVLTNVNGLYAIHISGQFSYLKTRAFPPVKEHDHTPLASMLSLQHFFEFNNAQGDLIGYRLPSFMDNTNISGYHFHFLNNQKDAGGHMIDVKADNITIEIDQMDSYSIQVPSTSDFEHFDFKKNRAEDIKSVERGNKEGGK, translated from the coding sequence ATGCGTGCAACCCTTTTTTTATTAATCAGTATCCTGGTAACAACTGTATTCTTTACTACTTCTTTTGTTAACACGCCGCCGGGCGGTAAAGCGCCTAATCTTTTATTTACCGTTGGCGTGGGCGCCGGGTTGATAGGCGGCTTATACGACGGTTATTATTCTTACGGAAAGCTTAAACAACACGGCGATTTTGGCCTGGGCGCTCCGGATAAGCTGGATGGCGAGCTGGTAGTTTTTCAGGGAAAGATCTATCAAACTCAAAATACCGGCAAGACGTTTGTAGTTGACGACAAACAATTGACATCTTTTGCCATGGTCAATTTCTTTCAGCCCGATAAAAAGTTTACCGTTAGCAGCGCCATGACCAAAGAATCGCTGTTTCATTTCCTGGACAGTGTGTTAACTAATGTTAACGGGCTTTATGCCATACATATTAGCGGACAATTCAGCTATCTTAAAACAAGGGCATTCCCACCGGTAAAAGAACACGACCACACACCGCTTGCATCCATGTTAAGCCTGCAACATTTTTTTGAATTCAATAATGCACAGGGCGACCTGATAGGCTACCGCCTGCCCTCTTTCATGGATAACACAAATATCTCCGGTTATCACTTCCATTTTTTGAATAATCAAAAAGATGCAGGTGGCCATATGATCGATGTTAAAGCCGATAACATCACTATTGAGATCGATCAGATGGACAGCTACTCCATACAGGTTCCATCAACCTCTGACTTTGAACATTTTGATTTTAAAAAGAACCGCGCAGAAGACATTAAAAGTGTTGAACGGGGTAATAAAGAAGGAGGGAAATAA
- a CDS encoding YncE family protein, which yields MYSTKSAIFQLIVLLGIAGTAQSQTRQLLLALSKADHTLAIVDPATLKIMARVPVGEDPHEVIASSDGKTAYVSIYGGGALHEINVINLVAKKPLTNVDTRPLYGPHGIEFSNGKVWFSAEGSKAVGRYDPATGKLDWSMGTGQDRTHMLYVSADAKKIYTTNVNSGTVSILTSTTVTFPNGKPREDWSQTVIPVTKGSEGFDVSPNGKQLWTAASEDGSIAVIDVESKKLITTIDAKAVGANRLKFTPDGKMVFITSLRSGDLLIYDAQSQKELKRVKVGKGAAGILMVPDGSRAFVACSPDNYIAIIDLKTLEVTGHLEVGPTPDGLAWAEQR from the coding sequence ATGTACAGCACAAAGAGCGCTATCTTCCAGCTGATTGTTCTTTTGGGAATAGCGGGTACCGCTCAATCCCAGACACGCCAATTGTTACTGGCCCTGTCAAAGGCCGATCATACGCTGGCCATTGTAGACCCGGCCACATTAAAGATAATGGCACGTGTTCCGGTAGGTGAAGATCCGCATGAAGTGATTGCTTCCTCCGACGGCAAAACTGCGTATGTCTCCATCTATGGCGGTGGCGCCCTGCACGAGATCAACGTGATCAATCTGGTGGCAAAAAAGCCATTGACCAACGTTGATACCAGGCCGCTGTACGGCCCGCATGGCATCGAGTTCTCCAATGGAAAGGTGTGGTTTTCGGCAGAAGGCAGCAAGGCTGTTGGCCGCTACGACCCCGCCACTGGTAAGCTTGACTGGAGCATGGGTACCGGCCAGGACAGAACGCATATGTTATACGTTTCGGCCGATGCGAAAAAAATCTATACCACCAATGTGAACTCCGGTACGGTAAGTATTCTTACCAGTACAACGGTAACGTTCCCCAATGGCAAACCGCGGGAAGACTGGTCACAAACCGTAATTCCGGTTACCAAAGGCAGTGAAGGATTTGATGTATCGCCCAATGGAAAACAGTTGTGGACAGCAGCCAGTGAAGATGGGAGCATTGCCGTGATAGATGTGGAATCAAAAAAGCTCATTACCACCATCGACGCTAAAGCAGTAGGTGCCAACCGCCTGAAATTTACGCCCGATGGAAAAATGGTTTTCATCACAAGCCTGCGTTCGGGCGATCTGCTTATATACGATGCACAATCGCAGAAAGAATTGAAACGGGTGAAAGTTGGCAAAGGCGCCGCGGGCATTTTGATGGTGCCGGACGGTTCACGGGCATTTGTTGCCTGTTCACCCGATAATTACATAGCAATAATTGATCTGAAAACACTGGAAGTAACCGGTCATTTGGAAGTAGGCCCCACACCTGATGGCCTGGCATGGGCGGAGCAGCGATAG
- a CDS encoding AsmA-like C-terminal region-containing protein yields MECYHIGPLTLTSLKQQLKYLFRILKIFLAVVLTLVVAAVIYVSVNKKKIIQQVTGAISDQLNGQVVIGNIELSFIRNFPHISVLLHNVSITDTMFNTHHHTFFKGKEVFVSINVLKLIDHQPPIKGIRLQTGELYLYTDTTGYTNTYLFHLKKDTTAGSSGQQSEAKNELKNVLLKNIRFVVDDRKKQKLHDLVINQLNVGINHKDDRLLLFTKANILVKSLAFNTARGSFVKDKVLGGSFNLVFQKAAKNLSFDSINIRLSGQPFNCSGQLELAGNQPQFWLRIYTRKVTYDFIKSALPQKIANSLSIVDVNSPLSASANIAGPLKGGEPKIYVSWVASDIGLKTLFFDFDRASFNGFYSNEVTPGLPRKDPNSVIEINSFTAQWHGLPVQSEKIRILNLYQPKLTCDFTSKFSLVALNELMESKTLYLNQGEGNIQLNYAGPLARNDSTNSFLNGIVSFKDASIQYLPRNVEMKNVNGKLTIKRSTVFIENLHCTVLNNDITMNGQANNLLTLINTQPDKANINWNIYMPVMNLGSFVYLFKSKDTGGRKDGKKPTLQAMADKMDDFIENGKLHVKLNADKLIYKDFEGRNALADITLLNDRYLIDNVSMDHSGGHIAFKGSLLNKTAVHEANLEINMDNVNVSKVFADFDNFGQDGLTAQSLEGRLTANIEASMNMANDGHVIPASVVSRVDFSLKDGALNNYEPIKKLQKFIFKKRNFDNIRFAELKDRFEISNQEIKINRMEIQSTVMSIFVEGVYNKKGTTDLSIQVPLSNLKKRDDDYNPENIGVNKKGGGSIFIRGRPGDDGNIKFKLDLFKKYEKDKKADSLKDKMIDLP; encoded by the coding sequence TTGGAATGTTATCATATTGGACCTCTAACGCTAACCAGTCTGAAACAACAACTCAAATATCTATTCAGAATATTAAAAATATTTCTGGCAGTTGTATTAACGCTGGTAGTCGCAGCGGTTATATATGTATCCGTCAATAAGAAGAAGATCATTCAGCAGGTTACCGGCGCCATCAGCGATCAGTTGAATGGCCAGGTTGTTATCGGGAATATAGAGCTTAGTTTTATCAGGAATTTCCCACACATCTCCGTATTGCTTCACAACGTCAGTATTACAGATACCATGTTCAATACCCACCATCATACCTTCTTTAAGGGTAAAGAAGTATTTGTAAGTATAAATGTTTTAAAACTGATCGATCACCAGCCGCCCATAAAGGGCATCAGGCTGCAAACCGGCGAGCTGTATTTATACACCGATACTACCGGGTATACCAATACCTACCTGTTTCATTTAAAAAAAGATACAACGGCCGGCAGCAGCGGTCAACAAAGCGAAGCAAAAAATGAATTGAAGAATGTATTGCTGAAAAATATTCGTTTTGTTGTTGATGATAGAAAAAAGCAAAAACTGCATGACCTGGTAATTAACCAGCTAAACGTGGGCATTAATCATAAGGACGACCGGCTTTTACTTTTTACAAAGGCAAATATCCTTGTAAAAAGCCTTGCCTTTAATACTGCGCGCGGAAGTTTTGTTAAAGACAAAGTGCTTGGCGGAAGTTTTAATCTGGTGTTTCAAAAGGCAGCCAAAAACCTGTCTTTCGATAGTATTAACATCCGGTTGTCGGGCCAGCCGTTTAATTGCAGCGGGCAATTGGAGTTGGCGGGCAACCAGCCACAGTTTTGGTTACGCATCTATACGCGCAAAGTAACTTATGATTTTATAAAGTCAGCCCTGCCACAAAAAATAGCCAATTCCTTATCTATCGTTGATGTTAATAGTCCATTGAGTGCAAGCGCCAATATAGCCGGGCCGTTAAAAGGCGGTGAGCCTAAGATTTATGTGAGCTGGGTGGCCAGTGATATTGGCTTAAAAACACTCTTCTTTGATTTTGACCGCGCCAGTTTCAATGGTTTCTATAGTAATGAAGTAACGCCAGGCTTGCCCCGGAAAGACCCGAACTCCGTAATTGAAATAAATAGTTTTACCGCTCAATGGCATGGGCTGCCTGTTCAGTCTGAAAAGATCAGGATCCTGAATCTGTATCAGCCAAAGCTTACCTGCGATTTTACGTCTAAATTTTCTCTTGTTGCGTTGAACGAATTAATGGAAAGCAAAACCTTGTACTTAAACCAGGGGGAGGGAAATATCCAGTTAAATTACGCCGGCCCGCTGGCCAGAAATGACAGCACGAACTCGTTTTTAAATGGCATCGTTTCGTTTAAAGATGCAAGTATTCAATACCTGCCCCGGAACGTAGAAATGAAAAATGTGAATGGCAAACTGACCATTAAAAGATCTACTGTTTTTATTGAGAACCTGCATTGTACTGTGTTGAATAATGATATCACCATGAATGGGCAGGCCAACAACCTGCTGACGCTTATCAATACCCAACCCGATAAGGCAAATATTAACTGGAATATTTACATGCCGGTAATGAACCTGGGTTCGTTTGTATACCTGTTCAAATCAAAGGATACAGGTGGCCGTAAGGATGGAAAGAAACCTACGTTGCAGGCCATGGCAGATAAAATGGATGATTTTATTGAAAATGGAAAACTGCATGTGAAACTAAATGCAGATAAGCTGATCTATAAGGATTTTGAGGGCAGGAATGCGCTGGCAGATATTACCTTACTGAATGATCGCTACCTGATCGATAACGTGAGTATGGACCATTCCGGCGGCCATATTGCATTTAAAGGCAGTTTATTGAACAAGACGGCGGTTCATGAGGCCAACCTGGAAATAAATATGGACAATGTGAATGTGAGTAAAGTGTTTGCCGATTTCGACAATTTTGGTCAGGATGGATTGACTGCCCAAAGTCTGGAAGGAAGATTAACGGCGAATATTGAAGCATCGATGAATATGGCAAACGATGGTCATGTTATTCCTGCCTCTGTGGTAAGCCGGGTAGATTTCTCGCTTAAAGATGGAGCATTGAATAATTATGAGCCTATTAAAAAGTTGCAAAAGTTTATATTTAAAAAACGAAATTTTGATAATATAAGGTTTGCTGAATTAAAGGACAGGTTTGAGATAAGCAACCAGGAAATAAAGATCAACCGGATGGAAATTCAATCCACGGTTATGTCAATATTCGTAGAGGGCGTTTATAATAAAAAAGGCACCACCGATTTAAGCATCCAGGTGCCATTGAGCAATCTTAAAAAGCGGGATGATGATTATAATCCGGAGAATATAGGCGTCAATAAAAAAGGCGGCGGAAGTATCTTTATCCGCGGGCGGCCGGGTGATGATGGAAATATAAAATTTAAACTCGACCTGTTTAAAAAGTATGAGAAAGATAAGAAGGCTGATAGTTTAAAGGATAAAATGATCGATCTGCCATGA
- a CDS encoding M1 family aminopeptidase yields the protein MMQTLRNIILLLVIGVPAFSRQKITPGVSSELSKYRRAEISGIRYQLAFQVPATKTESIAGMETISCSLKTNAQPLQIDFKQPADHLQALSVNGKTITPKLENEHLVIAPAQLHKGNNTINIQFTAGDASLNRNAEYLYALFVPDRARTVFPCFDQPDLKAHFVLTLRVPAGWKALANGKLKDSTSNGSQTIYNFTDSDLLPTYLFSFTTGKYNQAQKQLGTYNAEFLYRETDPGANVDSIFQAHDNALRFLESWTGIRYPFQKVGFAAIPDFQFGGMEHPGEVQYKAMSLFLKEPTKDQLIGRIGLISHETAHMWFGDLVTMQWFNDVWMKEVFANFMADKVVEQLMGSETFNLQFLTDHYPAAYGVDRTPGANPIRQQLDNLQDAGSMYGNIIYHKAPIMMRQMELLMGKDNFQKGIQEYLHKYAYNNATWNDLVQILAKYSKYDLLTWNKVWVNQPGRPVFDYTISYNGNKIDKLNLTQRPETGAARIWPQAFAVTLVYADSIHTIPVNMNTAGMQLKAASGLTKPLFILFNSDGIGYGLFPADKAMQEQLFTQQSAVSRAAAYVNIYENVLSGRYMTPAELLALLTKGLAIEKEETNLRLLTNYIASLYWTFTRAADRIAFSTQLETALWNAMEAQTQPNNKKVLFRAYQNVYVSEVAGKRMYEIWQLQQPPAGIKLAEEDYTSLALTLALKNDTAATVITQQRNRMSDADKKARLDFLMPALSANVAVRDSFFNSLTDRKNRAKEAWVVIALGYLHHPLRQSTSYKYLPQSLELVEEIQRTGDIFFPASWLSATFGSYQTKAAWQVVQQFLLKHPGYNPKLKAKIQQATDNLNRAQKLLN from the coding sequence ATGATGCAGACCTTACGAAACATAATCCTGTTGCTGGTAATCGGTGTGCCCGCATTTTCCCGGCAAAAAATAACGCCAGGCGTTTCCAGCGAATTGTCGAAATACCGCCGGGCGGAGATCTCAGGTATCCGTTATCAGCTTGCCTTCCAGGTGCCGGCCACCAAAACGGAAAGTATTGCCGGTATGGAAACCATTTCCTGCAGTCTTAAAACAAATGCCCAGCCGCTGCAGATAGATTTTAAACAACCGGCCGATCATCTCCAGGCATTATCAGTCAATGGCAAAACCATTACACCGAAGCTAGAAAATGAGCATCTTGTAATTGCGCCTGCGCAGTTGCACAAAGGCAATAACACCATCAACATTCAATTCACCGCCGGCGATGCCTCCCTTAACCGCAATGCAGAATACCTGTATGCGTTGTTTGTGCCCGATCGCGCCCGCACGGTTTTTCCCTGCTTCGATCAACCCGATCTGAAAGCCCATTTTGTCCTCACGCTGCGGGTACCAGCGGGATGGAAGGCGCTGGCCAATGGTAAATTGAAAGACAGCACCAGCAATGGGTCGCAAACCATTTATAATTTTACCGATTCAGATCTGTTGCCCACCTACCTTTTCTCGTTCACCACCGGAAAATATAACCAAGCGCAGAAACAGCTGGGGACCTATAACGCTGAATTTCTTTACCGCGAAACCGATCCCGGCGCCAATGTAGATTCCATTTTTCAGGCGCATGACAATGCGCTCCGCTTTCTGGAAAGCTGGACGGGTATTCGCTATCCTTTTCAGAAGGTAGGTTTTGCCGCTATTCCCGATTTTCAGTTTGGTGGCATGGAACATCCGGGCGAAGTGCAATACAAAGCGATGTCATTGTTTTTGAAAGAACCCACAAAGGATCAGCTCATCGGCCGTATTGGTCTTATCTCCCACGAAACGGCGCACATGTGGTTTGGCGACCTGGTAACCATGCAGTGGTTCAACGATGTGTGGATGAAAGAAGTGTTTGCCAATTTCATGGCCGATAAAGTAGTGGAGCAATTGATGGGCAGCGAAACTTTCAATCTGCAGTTTCTTACAGATCATTATCCCGCCGCTTATGGCGTTGACCGGACACCCGGGGCCAACCCCATTCGTCAGCAACTGGATAATCTGCAGGATGCGGGCTCCATGTATGGGAACATCATTTATCACAAAGCGCCCATCATGATGCGCCAGATGGAATTACTGATGGGGAAAGATAACTTCCAAAAGGGCATACAGGAGTATTTGCATAAATACGCTTACAACAATGCCACCTGGAATGACCTGGTGCAAATTCTTGCCAAATACAGTAAATACGATCTGCTTACCTGGAACAAGGTTTGGGTGAACCAGCCTGGCCGTCCGGTGTTCGATTATACGATCAGCTATAACGGAAATAAAATTGATAAACTCAATCTCACCCAGCGGCCCGAAACAGGCGCTGCACGCATTTGGCCGCAGGCGTTTGCCGTAACGCTGGTATATGCAGACAGTATTCATACCATTCCGGTGAACATGAACACGGCCGGCATGCAGCTGAAAGCAGCCTCCGGTTTAACCAAACCATTATTCATCCTGTTTAATTCAGATGGCATTGGATATGGATTGTTCCCGGCCGATAAAGCCATGCAGGAACAATTGTTCACCCAGCAAAGTGCGGTAAGCCGCGCCGCTGCGTATGTGAACATTTATGAGAATGTATTGTCTGGCCGCTACATGACACCGGCAGAATTGCTGGCACTGCTCACCAAAGGACTGGCCATTGAAAAAGAGGAGACGAATCTCAGACTGCTTACCAATTACATTGCCAGTTTGTACTGGACCTTTACCCGTGCGGCAGACCGCATTGCATTTTCAACCCAATTGGAAACCGCGTTGTGGAATGCCATGGAAGCGCAAACGCAACCCAATAATAAAAAGGTGCTGTTCAGGGCTTACCAGAATGTATATGTAAGCGAGGTGGCGGGAAAACGGATGTATGAGATCTGGCAGCTCCAGCAGCCCCCTGCGGGCATCAAACTGGCGGAGGAAGATTATACTTCCCTGGCGCTTACCCTTGCATTAAAGAATGATACGGCGGCTACCGTTATCACGCAGCAGCGCAACCGCATGAGCGATGCGGATAAAAAAGCGCGGCTTGACTTTTTAATGCCCGCATTATCGGCCAATGTTGCCGTAAGAGATAGTTTCTTCAACAGCCTTACCGACCGTAAGAACCGCGCTAAGGAGGCCTGGGTGGTTATTGCATTGGGGTACCTGCATCATCCGTTACGGCAATCAACTTCATACAAATATTTACCTCAAAGCCTGGAGCTGGTAGAAGAGATCCAGCGCACGGGCGATATCTTTTTCCCTGCAAGCTGGCTAAGCGCCACCTTCGGTTCTTACCAAACCAAAGCGGCCTGGCAGGTGGTACAACAATTCCTGTTAAAACATCCCGGCTACAATCCCAAACTAAAAGCAAAAATTCAGCAGGCGACGGATAACCTGAACCGGGCGCAGAAACTTCTTAACTGA
- a CDS encoding alpha/beta hydrolase, translating into MMTTASKPIEAVGQWWRTIAAAANQHASLEAARDFGEGWASLTPEPGGVDYIEVDAGGVPALWVVPKQCATERVLLGFHGGGFFTGSMYTHRKLFAHFAKAIGCRALILQYRYAPENPYPAQLNDALNAYTWLLDQGIMAPHIAFIGDSAGGNLCITTMLLARDRGLPLPAAAMPISPWYDMEGVMDSLVYNQGKDLLFTKEWVQAIAGMYLGAQGNPRDPYANPLYADLKGLPPIYLQVGGDELLLNDSTAMAELAKKAGVDVRIDIFPGMQHTFQMAVGRAPEATDAVERYVAWVKPKLGLV; encoded by the coding sequence ATGATGACAACAGCAAGCAAACCAATTGAGGCAGTTGGCCAATGGTGGCGCACGATCGCTGCCGCTGCCAACCAGCATGCCTCCCTGGAAGCAGCGCGGGACTTTGGGGAAGGATGGGCAAGCCTTACACCAGAGCCAGGCGGTGTGGATTATATTGAAGTGGATGCCGGGGGTGTTCCTGCCCTCTGGGTTGTTCCGAAACAATGCGCTACAGAACGGGTACTTCTGGGCTTTCATGGTGGAGGCTTTTTTACCGGGTCCATGTATACTCACCGGAAGCTTTTCGCTCATTTCGCCAAGGCGATCGGCTGCCGGGCCCTGATCCTGCAATACCGGTATGCCCCGGAAAACCCTTATCCGGCCCAATTAAATGACGCACTGAACGCTTATACGTGGCTGCTGGATCAGGGCATCATGGCGCCGCATATCGCATTCATCGGCGACTCTGCCGGGGGCAATCTCTGCATAACAACTATGCTGCTGGCCCGTGACCGGGGCCTTCCCCTGCCGGCAGCCGCTATGCCCATATCTCCCTGGTACGATATGGAAGGCGTCATGGACTCGCTCGTTTATAACCAGGGCAAGGACCTGCTGTTCACAAAGGAATGGGTACAGGCTATAGCCGGGATGTATCTGGGCGCTCAGGGAAATCCCCGCGACCCTTATGCGAATCCTTTGTATGCAGACCTGAAGGGTCTTCCTCCCATCTATCTTCAGGTGGGTGGTGACGAACTTCTGCTGAACGATAGCACGGCTATGGCGGAGCTGGCCAAAAAAGCTGGTGTAGACGTTCGCATCGATATCTTCCCCGGCATGCAGCATACCTTCCAGATGGCTGTGGGAAGAGCCCCGGAGGCTACAGATGCCGTGGAAAGGTACGTAGCCTGGGTAAAACCGAAACTTGGATTAGTATAA